One Tenrec ecaudatus isolate mTenEca1 chromosome 12, mTenEca1.hap1, whole genome shotgun sequence DNA segment encodes these proteins:
- the NME3 gene encoding nucleoside diphosphate kinase 3 — MICLVLTIFANLFPAGCSGVHERTFVAVKPDGVQRRLVGEIVRRFERKGFKLVALKLVQASEDLLREHYTELRTRPFYGRLVRYMGSGPVVAMVWQGLDVVRASRALIGATDPADAMPGTIRGDFCVEIGKNVIHGSDSVESARREIALWFDAAELLCWEDSAAHWLYE, encoded by the exons aTGATCTGCCTGGTGCTGACCATCTTCGCTAACCTCTTCCCAGCGG GCTGCAGCGGCGTGCACGAGCGCACCTTCGTGGCCGTGAAGCCTGACGGCGTGCAGCGACGACTGGTGGGCGAGATCGTGCGGCGCTTCGAGCGGAAGGGCTTCAAGCTGGTGGCGCTGAAGCTGGTGCAG GCCTCCGAGGACTTGCTGCGAGAACACTACACCGAGCTGCGCACGCGGCCCTTCTACGGGCGCCTGGTGCGCTACATGGGCTCGGGCCCAGTGGTGGCCATG GTGTGGCAGGGGCTGGACGTGGTCCGAGCCTCTCGGGCGCTCATTGGGGCCACCGACCCAGCCGACGCGATGCCGGGGACCATCCGAGGGGATTTCTGCGTGGAGATCGGCAA GAACGTGATTCACGGCAGCGACTCGGTGGAGAGCGCTCGACGCGAGATAGCGCTTTGGTTCGACGCCGCGGAGCTGCTGTGCTGGGAGGACAGCGCCGCGCACTGGCTGTACGAGTAG